The following is a genomic window from Gigantopelta aegis isolate Gae_Host chromosome 5, Gae_host_genome, whole genome shotgun sequence.
ctgctggcattttaaaataaatgtaaattgccaaagatatataataaatagaaaagttcatgttttttttgtcaaatatgatttatatctcatcgagtgaagtttgcaattatatctcacgagtcgcgcttgatGAAATGTCCTctatatacaatttttattcctaatacatgttactgacgataccgaaaatcactgtggtaataacctctatataagTTGCATGACGTTAAATATGCGTTTAAGGGACTACGCTGAGTTTGTAgacattttaaaaggttttcgaTAAATACACTCTTGTTAAGTTCGTAAAATTGTAATTTAGTTATACTTGcatagaaaattaatatttcttatAGCCAATGAATTTCTGGACATCACATGTCGtattttgtcaaaaataatttcttacgttagaatgttttatttcttccaaTAACCAATAcaatgggtgggacgtagcccagtggtaaagcgctcgctcgatgcgcggtcggtctgggatcgatccccatcggtgggcccattgggcaatttctcgttccagccagtgcacctcgactggtatatcaaaggccgtagtatgtactatcctgtctgtgggatgatgcatataaaagatcccttgcattTCTGGACATCTAGTTGTAAACGTTTTACGCAGGAGCATACCcctgaaccccctagaaactttgcttggTGCCCTCGTTCTCAGTCAGCCCCTCCCCATCCCTCAATGTCTACTTACTTCCGCCGTGTctgaataatgataataataacaacaacaacaacaacaacaataataataacaataataacaataataataatgattttaattgtaattgtaattgtaattgtaattataataataataataataataataatgaaaataataataataataataataataataaattatgaaaataatactattaattataacgaaaataataataatcaccatcatcatcatgataatGGTgaaggtgatgatgatgatgatgatgatgataatggtgaagaagatgatgaagaagatgatgatgatgattatgatgatgatgatgatgataatggttatagtgatgatgaaaatgatgatggAGAAGATGATGagtatgatgatgatcatgatattgatgatgatgacgaatatgatgatgattttgttgttgatgatgatgatgttgatgattatgaatataatgatgatgatgatgacgacgaatatgatgatgaaaatgatgatggtgatgatgatgaagatgataatgatgatgacgaatATGATGAtaaaatgatgatggtgatgatgatgatgatgatgttgatgaagatgatgattattatgatgatgaagatgatgatgatgatgatgatgatgatgacgaatatgatgatgaagatggtgatgatgataatggtgatggtaatgatgatgatgatgatgacgaatATGATAATGaagatggtgatggtgatgaagatgatgatggcgatgatgatgatgatgacgaatatgatgatgctgatggtggtgatgatgatgatgatgatgatgatgaagacgaATATGACGAATATGATGATGaaaatggtgatggtgatgaaggtgatggtgatgaagatgatgatggcgatgatgatgatgatggcgatgagatgatgatgatgatgatgatgatgatgattatgttcATGATGATTATGCACTTACCCACTAGGTAGCCGGCTGCCGATGTCACGCCGTTTGTTGCATTACAGATGTACACCCCAGACAACCTTAAGACGTTACCAGGATCGACTCCCAGGAACAGAAGCTCATCTCCAAAGTTGTAAACATTATTCCCGTTTCCCCAAATATCTGGTCCGTCCAGCTTGTGCCATGTCGTGTTAGGTTTTGGCTCCCCAGTGACGACACATTTGAGTCTCAATAATGGCATTGTTATCTTCACTTCCGGGTTGTCAACTGTGACTTTCACTGGAACTGGAGACATGAgagtcagttaaagtttgtttttgtttaacgacaccactagcgtacattgatttattaatcatcggctattggatgtaaaacattggGCAATTTtatcttagaaaagaaacccgctacattttgttttcgttagtagcaagggatcttttatatgcaccataccacagacaggataacacataccacagcctttgatatactagtcgttgtacactggctggagcgagaaatagcccaacaggcccaccgacggggattgatcccagaccgattgcacatcaagcgaacgctttaccactgggctacgttccgccccgcTGAGAGTGATCTGTGATCTGTAAATACTGTTATGTTAAAGTAGTTTGGATTGGTCCAAAGAATATCACacgacttttaaaaaaacaaatgaaaaaaagcaCACGTTCATAACTCTATCAGCGGCGGATCTAGAAattcatttggggggggggggggggggcagtgatatgaggcggaatgccagtggaactttgggagaggttttgaggggatcgtaaaaaaatgaaatgaaaatgaatatataataaaattataactgccCCCTAGATCCTCCTCTGTCTATAAAACTCTGTTCTGCAATATTTCCGCCAATGCAGCtgagtttaaacaaaacaaatcgatTCAGCTGTTTccttatttcaaaataataacatGACTTTTTACCTTATCTGTTAATGTTAAATCAGTAAATATCATTATGTGTTTAAAATCGTTTgtggcaccggcctcggtggcgtcgtggtaggccatcggtctgcaggctggtaggtactgggttcggatcccagtcgaggcatggcatttttaatccagatactgactccaaaccctgagtgagtgctccgcaaggcttaatgggtaggtgtaaaccacttgcaccgaccagtgatccataactggttcaacaaaggccatggtttgtgctatcctgcctgtgggaagcgcaaataaaagatcccttgctgctaatcggaagagtagcccatgtagtggcgacagcgggtttcctctccaaatctgtgtggtccttaaccatatgtctgacgccatataaccgtaaataaaatgtgttgagtgcgtcgttaaataaaacgttttctttctaaaacgtttctttcgtttgtggcatgtactatcaggcacggcggaaacaAGTAGACATTGGCGGAGGGGGGCTgacagatcgagggcgcaaagcttCTAGGGGTTTCCGAGGTATGCTCCccgtaaaatgttgaaaactagTGTACGGCGACTCGGTAAAGAAGACCAGAAGAGGAGGGAAGAAGAGACGTACGCCAGGGGCGGCTCGGGGGGATCCAAAGCcggcgtcgccgcccccacggACTTCACCGAAGAGGAAGCAACAGCCTGAGGCGCCTGCATCCCCGGATGAAACCTACTCGAGTCTGGACATTGCGATGTGCCAGGCTCCGAGGGCGGTCCCACCCACCTCGACGCCACGGACTCCGACTCCGGTGACGCGGTCAATTATACCGACCGCTCCCGTTAAGTCGGCATAGGGACAAGTTGTTGTTGCGGCGGCTAAACGGAAGGCAACATCACCAACCACCCAACCAGCTAAGACTAAGCCGCCACCTCCCCCAGTCACTCCTCCTGAGGACGACGAATGGGTCCTAGCCATCAACGGACTCAGGAGACAGTTACAgcagtacatgcagggggacacgctGGATCCGAAGATGCTTCGGGGAGGATTCCTCAACGTGGACTGGAGACCATTGGACAACGGTAACCACTACGTGCTACATAACCAAGTCTTCAGCGGCATACATGGAATAGTCGCACAAGAGGGAACAGATCTTCAGGCAGTGCATCTTGTTTGCGAAGATCGACAAAGATCTATGCACAAAATGATCAGTGCAGTCTGCGGCCCCGGCTATTCCACAGTGGTTCGGACTCCACGTCAACGACAACATCTGATGCCGTCACTCCGGGAATCTCCAGCCTCCCTGAAGTAGAAcccaaccttacctaggacaggtaacctccttttttgggcttagttggactttaatttttttggccGTGGCTCAAAATttctatgtttattttattataaatagtccaacgcactttactttggcgcccgttcatttgctcaaatcaccttaaaacgtTTTAGGCCAAGCATTCAAATAtacttttggttttaatttcttagtccggacatggtTAGGATGCAGATTATTCTCCGTAGATTTAGGTTTTTTGACCttactaaattttttattccaaattccgcccacttcaaacttacacccccccccccccccccctcctgtcccggacttagtcactggcgaaagtcagagattaagcccgtgataGGCGTGCGTGAAGCCTTCGTGGCATATATGCACGTAAATACTTTAACTGACTgattgcattctacaagtaaaattcatctctgccttaagatttactaccagcaatattttttattcaggtttattgggggggggggggggggggggctagagtCCTCCAGCCCCCTTCcccgctccgccgtgcctggctaccctgtctgtgggatgctgtatataaaagttcccttgctgctaattggaaagtgtagcccattgcttggcgatagcgggtttccgcttTCATTATCTATGTGTTCCGTAACCATatgagctagacggacatttggacggttatgatcgatccctgtttAGTAGTtgcaatggtgcatataaaaaaatcccttggtactaattggaaaatgtagcggattgtCAACTCTGTCGGTTTTAACTTGTAATAATATTTAGAGTAATCGCCCCTGAGTCATTGCCATGCGATATTTTTTTCCGTTTgaagcaaggaatattttatatgcaccatcccacagacaggataacacataccacggcctttgatataccagtcgtggtgcactggctagagcaagaaatagcccaaatggactcactgacggggatcgatcctagactgactgcgcatcaggcgagcacttcaCTAGTGGACTAAGTCCTACCCGGGCGGGTATTAActcagtcggctgagtgctcgcttgaggtgcttgcgtcgcaggatcgaaccacctcggttgatccattcaactcattgttttttttctcgttccaaccagtgcaccacaattgattaaaggccgtggtatgtgctttcctgtttatgggaaagtgcatataaaatatactttgctgcattaggaaaaatgtagcaggtgtcatctgatgactacgtgttagaattacaaaatgtctgacattcaatagccgatgattaattctgtctgtgggatagtccacataaaagatcccttgctactaatgggaaaatatagcgtgtttcctctctatgactgtatcaaaataaccacatgtttgacatccaatagccgatgattaacaaatcattgtgccctagtggtgtcgttaaacaaaacaaactttagcagatgactacgtgtcaggattaccgtatgtttgacatccaatggcggatgattaatgaatcaatgtgctctggcggtgtcgttaacaaaacaaactttaagtttaacGTTCCGCCCCTCCCAACACGTCTACAAAGAGTTAGCCTGCTTACCTCCTGAAGTTGATGTCGTTGCCGTTGGTGTTGTTAGAATTGTTGACAACGTTGGTGTTGTACTGTTAGCTGATGTTTTCGTCGTCACAGTAGTAGCATTAGCTGGGTGTGCTGTTGCTGGGAGAACTGATGTAGCAGTTGCATTTGATCGAACTGTGTTGTTAGACGTTGTAGACGTAGTTGACGCAGATACCGAGGACAATGTTGAATTGGATGTGGGAGTTGTGGTAACTGAGTTTTGAATAGTAGTCGCTGTCTTATTAGACGGGATTGCAGTGTTAGTTGTTGGAAGAGTCGTCGTATTGGACGCTCTAACTGTACTTGATAATGTCGATGCAGACGTCGACGGGGTTGTACTAAATGTTGTATTAGACGCCACAGATGCTGATCCTGTTGGTGTTGGCGCCGTTGATGTGGTAGAATTGGTTTGGTTAGCTGTTGCTGCACTAGACATAGTCGACTGTGTACCATTAAGATTTACTGCGGTCGTCGTTGTAGTATTTGATACAGATGTTGAGGCATTAGACGCAGATACATTGGACGCCATTGTGGTAGATGATATATTCTGTGTTGTCGTTGATACGGATGCTGAGAGAGATGTAAaatttgatgatgatggtgttacTGCACTAGACATCGATCCTGTGGAGTGTGAGGTGGTTGATGCAGGCAGTGTTGTCGCTGTTGAATTTGACTTTCCAGGTGTGAATGTCGCTGTCGATACAGTTGTGCCAGTTGATGGGGATGTCGGGAGAGTAGAGTTGTTTGACAGAGTTACGTTTATGTCTGCGTTACAAAAATCTGTAGAACAACAACTGTAACCATCCTTACTCATTGTTGGCTTACTGGAACACGCCTAGAAATAAATGCATCAATAAATActctgataaataaataaatagacaaaacaaagaaacaagcaAGCGGAGAGATACgttaatatatagttaatatattaattcaaaCCAGTAGCTTTAATTGTAGTAGCAATATAGTATTAATAGCATTAAAactagtagtaatattagtagtagtagtagtagtagtagtagtagtaccaatagtagtaacagtagtactagtagtaataatagtataagtaatagtagtagtagtggtagtggtggtggcggtggtggtggtagtagtgatggtagtagcagcaatagtagtagtagcagtagtagtaataatattaatagtatcagtaatagtagtagtagtagtagtagtggtggtggtggtggtggtggtggtggtggtggtagtggtagtggtagcagtagcagtagtagtggtagtagtagtagtggtagtagtagtagtagtggtagtagtagtggtagtagtggtagtagtggtggcggtggtggaggtagtagtgatggtagtagcagcaatagtagtagcagtaataatattaatagcatcagtaatagtagtagtagtagtggtggtggtggtagtagtagcagtagtagtagtagtagtagtagtagtagtagcagcagcatcagtagtagtagtagtagtagtagtagtagtagtagaagtagtagtagtagtaccaatagtagtagcagtagtactagtagcaaTAATTGTataagtaatagtagtagtagtagtagtggtgttggtgatggtggtggtggaggtagtagtgatggtagtagcagcaatagtagtagcagtagtagtaataatattaatagtatcagtaatagtagtagtagtagtagtgctggtggtggtggcggtggtggaggtagtagtgatggtagtagcagcaatagtagtagcagtagtagtaataatattaatagtatcagtaatagtagtagtagtagtggtggtggtggtggtagtagtagcagtagtagtagtagtagtagtagtagcagcagcatcagcagtagtagtagtagtagtagtagtagtagtagtagtagtagtagtagtaccaatagtagtagcagtagtactagtagcaaTAATAGTATacgtaatagtagtagtagtagtggtgttggtgatggtggtggtggtggtagtagtgatcgtagtagcagcaatagtagtagtagcagtagtagtaataatattaatagtatcagtaatagtagtagtagtagtggaggtagtggtggtggtagtagtagtagtagtagtagtagtagtagtagcggcaGCAGTgacagtggtagtggtagtagtagtagtagtagtagtagtagcagtatttgtattaatagtaacagcagtagaagtagtaacagtcataataaaattaatacaataacaataacaatgatgatgataataataataataataataataataataatagttattataataataataataatggcgaTTACAATATGGTTCGCTCGTTACGTGACATTGAAGTTGTAATAGAGTTAATTATAGCCATTAATTTTTACCTTCGCGTCAGCACATCCCAGGTAGAAGGTGTTAAATGAGAATTTCTTCTTGTATTCTGTAGCACACATCTGGAATTCAATATTGAATAAGGTGTCATAGCACAGTACAATACGTATCCTCCTAAACATATAGGTGCGTTTAGTATAGTGAGAAAATGTAACAAAagtacaccccaccccacctaaCAATGGTTAAAACCGTGTAACGTTTTCAGAAGAGATTAGAAGATGTATCACTGATGTATCACTGAGAGTTAAAACTGGGAAATAAGAATTTAAGCCTTCTGCCATGGCAGTGGAAACAATTTAGGATTTGCGATagattatttagattttattgatTTGATTATAAATTTCTGTACATGGAAagagtttctggtcatcctggtgtttctaatatcacaaaatgcattttttatattttaaaaacgctcGTCTCtgtgagaagtaacggttatggagacgagttcGAGTCTACTTTGTAAGGATATTTCCCTGTTTCGACGTCACAAACtcttgttttactttattttaactttatccagaaGAGTTaaaaggtttgtagattaatcaaacttagATTCCAATTCAAccgttgaaactagagtctgcgacATTAGCAATCTGTAATACTTGGAATTAACTGgagttaaaggcatattatcacaggccactgacctatttaaaggcatattatcacaggccactgacctatttaaaggcatattgtcacaggccactgacctatttaaaagCATATTATCACAggccactgacctatttaaagg
Proteins encoded in this region:
- the LOC121373803 gene encoding cell wall protein DAN4-like codes for the protein MSSAATANQTNSTTSTAPTPTGSASVASNTTFSTTPSTSASTLSSTVRASNTTTLPTTNTAIPSNKTATTIQNSVTTTPTSNSTLSSVSASTTSTTSNNTVRSNATATSVLPATAHPANATTVTTKTSANSTTPTLSTILTTPTATTSTSGVPVKVTVDNPEVKITMPLLRLKCVVTGEPKPNTTWHKLDGPDIWGNGNNVYNFGDELLFLGVDPGNVLRLSGVYICNATNGVTSAAGYLVVSRLVTASITCTVPFVTHTPGVSIKITCPASCSGTNVVNGTSNQYSPKEPLCPSAIHSGVIDSKGGDVIFVIRNNGKAQFIDTKSGPIVI